One window of the Pelmatolapia mariae isolate MD_Pm_ZW linkage group LG15, Pm_UMD_F_2, whole genome shotgun sequence genome contains the following:
- the LOC134643024 gene encoding cysteine-rich protein 2-like, with the protein MASKCPKCEKTVYFAEKVSSLGKDWHKFCLKCERCNKTLNPGGHAEHDGKPYCHKPCYATLFGPKGVNIGGAGSYVYDNPVNEAPAAVSLETNAKPEEEKKAPARGPVKAASFSSFSGGPNICPRCNKTVYFAEKVSSLGKNWHRPCLRCERCNKTLAPGSHAEHDGQPYCHKPCYAVLFGPKGVNTGGVGSYIYDDPEAEAQS; encoded by the exons ATGGCGTCAAAATGTCCAAAATGCGAGAAAACAGTGTATTTCG CGGAGAAAGTGTCATCTTTAGGGAAAGACTGGCACAAGTTCTGTCTAAAATGTGAGCGCTGCAACAAAACTCTGAATCCGGGAGGCCATGCTGAG CATGATGGAAAGCCTTATTGCCACAAGCCATGCTACGCCACCCTCTTTGGACCAAAAG gtGTAAACATCGGTGGAGCTGGATCCTACGTGTACGACAATCCTGTCAACGAAGCCCCTGCAGCCGTTTCCTTGGAAACAAACGCCAAaccagaggaggagaaaaaagccCCCGCACGGGGACCAGTGAAGG CTGCAAGCTTCTCATCTTTCTCTGGAGGCCCCAACATCTGCCCCAGATGCAACAAGACAGTGTATTTTG CTGAGAAGGTGTCATCTCTCGGGAAGAACTGGCACCGGCCTTGTCTGCGCTGTGAGAGATGCAATAAGACTCTGGCACCGGGCAGCCATGCAGAG cATGATGGACAGCCTTACTGCCACAAACCATGCTATGCTGTACTGTTTGGACCAAAAG GCGTAAACACCGGAGGTGTCGGCAGCTACATCTATGACGATCCTGAAGCTGAAGCGCAGTCTTGA